Proteins found in one Sorghum bicolor cultivar BTx623 chromosome 1, Sorghum_bicolor_NCBIv3, whole genome shotgun sequence genomic segment:
- the LOC8083593 gene encoding small GTPase LIP1 has translation MMFWKDGGGTGGGNGRDLSGGPPCGQVRVLVVGDSGVGKSSLVHLLLKGSAVARPAQTIGCAVGVKHITYSSPGSSSNSIKGDAERNFFVELWDVSGHERYKDCRSLFYSQINGVIFVYDLSQRKTKTNLNKWAVEVAESGTFSAPLGSGGPGGLPVPYLVIANKVDIAPRDGRRVSSGNLVDVARQWVEKQGLLPSSEELPLADSFPGNSGLLTAAKEGRYDKEALIKFFRMLIRRRYFSNELPAPSPWSLTPREDTILPVESVNDDDMFQRKSYGGQSYKYNGVAPLPAQRNLTPPPTLYPQQPMSSSSENYRYHRFSSSSIPDSSGGRTSRANLNI, from the exons ATGATGTTCTGGAAGGACGGCGGCGGGACTGGGGGCGGCAACGGACGGGACCTCAGCGGTGGGCCGCCCTGCGGCCAGGTGCGTGTGCTCGTCGTTGGCGACTCAG GTGTTGGTAAATCTTCATTGGTGCATCTCTTATTGAAAGGTTCTGCAGTGGCTCGACCAGCCCAAACAATTGGGTGTGCAGTTGGTGTTAAA CATATTACTTACAGTAGTCCAGGGAGTTCATCTAATAGCATCAAGGGCGATGCTGAAAGGAACTTTTTTGTTGAGCTTTGGGATGTTTCTGGACATGAGCGCTACAAAGACTGTCGTTCACTTTTTTATTCACAAATTAATG GTGTCATATTTGTTTATGACCTTTCCCAGAGGAAAACAAAGACAAATTTGAACAAGTGGGCAGTGGAAGTTGCTGAATCTGGGACCTTTTCAGCTCCTCTTGGGTCTGGTGGTCCTGGTGGCCTTCCAGTTCCTTACCTAGTTATTGCCAACAAAGTGGATATTGCTCCAAGAGATGGTAGAAGAGTGAGCAGTGGGAATCTTGTTGATGTTGCTCGCCAATGGGTTGAAAAGCAAGGCCTGCTTCCATCCAGTGAAGAACTTCCACTTGCAGATAGCTTTCCTGGCAATTCTGGTCTGCTCACG GCTGCCAAAGAGGGAAGATATGATAAAGAAGCTCTAATCAAGTTCTTCCGCATG TTGATAAGGAGGAGGTATTTTTCGAATGAGCTTCCTGCCCCTAGCCCATGGTCACTCACTCCCAGAGAAGATACCATTCTTCCTGTAGAATCTGTGAATGATGATGACATGTTCCAAAGAAAAAG CTACGGTGGCCAGAGCTACAAATACAATGGGGTGGCCCCACTGCCTGCACAGCGGAACCTAACTCCACCCCCGACACTCTATCCACAGCAGCCAATGTCCTCTTCATCAGAAAACTACAGATACCACAGATTTTCCTCCTCGTCAATACCTGATTCAAGTGGTGGTAGAACAAGCCGAGCAAACCTCAATATATGA
- the LOC8083594 gene encoding uncharacterized protein LOC8083594: MELVVSAVVGELVNRFMSFLFNKYKSEEQLEKKVRMLQDLVVRAHMIVEEAEARYITNSKMLLQLKKLVEVMYQGYLVLDTNRYTTVNEVSSSFMLPVIGGVRVGKKTLIAHVCNNEKIRSQFSSVLHLNGENIWTMEHDAAPVIPAPAGKSLLVVHFASDVDDEVWLKFYSSAAKQMGRGSKIVIVSRVRMLSRLGTVQPICLNNLSHQEYSYLFKVLAFGSTNPEEHHPQLASVAQYLAEALRGSLVTANLYAHLLRKNQNVGAWLCILQKYRKVVENNMSIFGVHPKNLMDKEHPIYITSLVPLSSSPILRLMPPQREIDASKGRLPKVLLGDLIVGSAVLPKKEFQVVVWESRIPPYKRFVHLATYCDDEPVVSSQHHTASPSMKRRRLDK; the protein is encoded by the exons ATGGAGCTGGTTGTATCCGCAGTTGTAGGTGAACTTGTTAACCGGTTCATGTCCTTCTTATTCAACAAGTACAAAAGTGAAGAGCAGTTGGAGAAGAAGGTGAGAATGCTGCAAGAtctagttgttagagctcatatgATTGTGGAGGAGGCCGAGGCGCGATACATCACCAACTCAAAGATGCTGCTTCAGCTCAAGAAGCTTGTGGAGGTCATGTACCAAGGCTACCTTGTCCTGGACACCAACAGGTACACGACTGTAAACGAGGTCAGCAGCAGCTTCA TGCTCCCGGTGATTGGCGGTGTCAGAGTCGGTAAGAAAACTCTGATTGCACATGTGTGCAACAATGAGAAAATCAGGTCACAGTTCTCTTCAGTCCTGCACCTGAATGGAGAAAACATTTGGACAATGGAGCATGATGCTGCTCCTGTTATACCAGCACCAGCAGGGAAGTCTTTGCTGGTGGTTCACTTTGCATCGGATGTGGATGATGAGGTGTGGCTCAAGTTTTACTCATCAGCAGCAAAACAAATGGGGAGAGGAAGCAAGATCGTAATTGTCAGTAGGGTTAGGATGCTATCAAGGCTCGGAACTGTACAGCCAATCTGTCTTAACAACTTGTCGCACCAGGAGTACAGCTACCTCTTCAAGGTTCTTGCGTTTGGAAGCACAAACCCAGAAGAGCACCACCCTCAGTTAGCATCAGTAGCACAATATCTAGCAGAGGCCTTGAGAGGATCACTCGTCACGGCGAACCTGTATGCTCATTTGCTACGGAAGAATCAGAATGTTGGCGCCTGGCTCTGCATATTACAGAAGTACAGGAAAGTAGTGGAGAACAACATGTCAATTTTCGGTGTGCATCCCAAGAATCTAATGGACAAAGAGCACCCAATATATATAACCAGCCTTGTACCGTTGTCATCATCGCCTATACTTCGCCTGATGCCCCCTCAAAGAGAAATTGATGCCTCCAAAGGGCGATTACCAAAGGTGTTGTTGGGAGATCTGATTGTGGGCTCAGCTGTTCTGCCCAAGAAGGAATTTCAGGTGGTTGTGTGGGAATCACGGATACCCCCTTACAAAAGGTTTGTTCATCTTGCTACATATTGTGATGATGAGCCGGTGGTCTCTTCTCAGCATCATACTGCATCACCTAGCATGAAGCGCAGACGGTTAGATAAATAA